Proteins encoded in a region of the Dasypus novemcinctus isolate mDasNov1 chromosome 24, mDasNov1.1.hap2, whole genome shotgun sequence genome:
- the LOC101420931 gene encoding olfactory receptor 5T1-like: MSGFPSDLEPNNIWLKNGTEVTVFILMGFTDNIELEVSLFFLFLAIYLFTLVANLGLVLLVIQDSRLHNPMYYFLSVLSFLDACYSSVVTPKMLVNFLAEYKTISFLGCATQMLLFVTFGTTESFLLAAMAYDRYVAIYNPLLYSVNMSPRVYVSLIIASYVGGTLNATLHTVATFSLSFCASNEIRHVFCEIPPLLAISCSDTHINQLLLFCFVSFIEISSLLIILISYAFILMAILKMRSAEGRQKIFSTCGSHLTGVSIYHGTILFMYVRPSSSYTLDHDMIVSVFYTIVIPMLNPIIYSLRNNDVKKTMKRLFEKNWSIIKVHV, translated from the coding sequence ATGTCAGGGTTTCCATCAGATTTGGAGCCAAACAATATTTGGTTGAAGAATGGGACTGAAGTCACTGTGTTTATATTGATGGGCTTCACAGATAATATTGAGCTGGAAGTCTccctgtttttcttatttttagcaATCTATCTTTTTACTTTGGTAGCAAACTTGGGACTGGTTTTATTGGTCATTCAGGATTCCCGGCTCCACAACCCCATGTACTATTTTCTGAGTGTGTTGTCATTCTTAGATGCCTGCTATTCTTCAGTTGTCACCCCAAAAATGTTGGTGAATTTCTTGGCAGAGTATAAAACCATTTCATTTCTTGGCTGTGCAACACAGAtgcttctctttgttacttttggGACTACAGAGAGTTTTCTCTTGGCAGCAATGGCTTATGATCGCTATGTAGCAATTTACAACCCACTGCTTTATTCAGTTAACATGTCACCCAGAGTCTATGTTTCACTCATCATTGCTTCCTATGTTGGTGGCACATTGAATGCCACTTTACACACAGTGGCCACTTTTAGCCTATCCTTCTGTGCATCCAATGAAATTAGACATGTCTTTTGTGAAATCCCTCCACTCCTAGCTATTTCTTGTTCAGACACTCACATCAACCAACTTCTACTCTTCTGCTTTgtgagttttattgagatatctaGTTTACTAATTATCTTGATCTCCTATGCTTTCATTCTGATGGCCATTCTGAAGATGCGTTCTGCTGAAGGGAGGCAAAAAATCTTTTCCACCTGCGGCTCTCACCTAACTGGAGTGTCAATTTATCATGGTACAATCCTCTTCATGTATGTGAGGCCAAGTTCCAGCTATACTTTAGACCACGATATGATAGTATCTGTATTTTATACCATTGTCATTCCCATGCTGAATCCCATCATCTACAGTTTGAGGAACAACGATgttaaaaagacaatgaaaagatTGTTTGAGAAAAACTGGTCCATTATTAAAGTGCATGTTTAG